Proteins co-encoded in one Spirosoma endbachense genomic window:
- a CDS encoding capsule assembly Wzi family protein, giving the protein MSKLVQIASCVALFFHICHHSCAQTVSPKPLIEVEAGTFLSTAASNPFWVRSNQYGEVPLESQGFSVRAQARKEYAPRSATDKKQGRFSYGYGIRAVANAGTINQFLLSELYGKVRYGAIELYAGRRREIIGLVDSTLSTGSYIWSGNALPVPKIELSIPNYVPILKNGLIALKGNFSHGWLGASDSVKNYYLHQKSLYFRLGKPAWRFKFYGGFNHQVQWGGDVLYPRVDNGVRITKFGTDWETYMFVVTGKSLYTLDTLEIKNNAASAEGGNRVGNHLGTIDLALEYETSRHKWFIYKQSIYEAGALFYLNNISDGLHGVSFTRKQANRGILKILLEYLQTTNQGGPYLSNRSTIQQLRGAEDYMNNGRYIDGWVYKGQTIGTPYIMPLRYTTGLPQNLDPNPNRLVNNRIKAVSLSVQSRVKQFDLLTRLSVSQNLGSYIVPVDVNQLSAQQQVIFPIRKYTFTAVLAYDNAGVLTQNLGVSFFAKRSF; this is encoded by the coding sequence ATGTCTAAACTTGTACAAATAGCTTCCTGCGTGGCTTTATTTTTCCATATTTGCCACCATTCCTGTGCACAGACAGTTTCCCCCAAACCCCTCATTGAGGTAGAGGCCGGAACGTTTTTGTCTACAGCAGCCAGTAATCCATTCTGGGTCCGATCCAATCAGTATGGAGAAGTTCCGTTAGAATCGCAGGGTTTTTCAGTAAGAGCACAAGCCAGAAAAGAGTATGCTCCCCGTAGTGCTACGGACAAAAAACAGGGCCGCTTTTCGTATGGTTATGGCATAAGGGCAGTTGCCAATGCAGGTACAATTAACCAGTTTCTCTTATCGGAATTGTACGGAAAAGTGCGGTATGGTGCTATTGAATTGTATGCTGGGAGAAGAAGAGAAATCATTGGATTGGTCGATTCAACCCTAAGTACTGGATCATATATCTGGTCGGGCAATGCACTTCCTGTTCCTAAAATTGAGCTATCGATACCCAACTATGTCCCTATTTTAAAGAATGGGTTGATCGCTCTTAAAGGTAACTTTTCGCACGGGTGGCTAGGGGCCTCTGATTCGGTTAAGAATTATTACCTGCATCAGAAGAGTTTATATTTTCGCTTAGGCAAACCTGCCTGGCGATTCAAATTTTACGGTGGGTTCAACCACCAGGTGCAGTGGGGGGGCGATGTGCTATATCCCCGTGTCGATAATGGCGTTCGAATCACAAAGTTTGGCACCGATTGGGAGACCTATATGTTTGTTGTTACGGGGAAGTCGCTCTATACCCTGGACACACTGGAGATAAAGAACAATGCCGCATCTGCTGAAGGTGGGAATCGGGTCGGTAATCACCTAGGTACTATCGATCTAGCACTGGAGTATGAAACCAGTCGTCATAAATGGTTTATCTACAAGCAGTCAATTTACGAAGCGGGTGCCCTATTTTACCTCAACAACATCTCGGATGGTCTACATGGAGTATCATTTACCCGCAAACAGGCAAACCGCGGAATTTTGAAAATTTTGCTCGAATACCTGCAAACAACCAATCAGGGCGGCCCTTATCTGTCGAACAGATCCACAATTCAACAGTTGCGGGGCGCTGAAGATTACATGAATAACGGGAGGTATATTGATGGGTGGGTATACAAAGGTCAAACCATCGGTACGCCATATATTATGCCTTTGCGCTATACAACGGGCTTGCCCCAAAATCTGGACCCGAACCCAAACCGACTTGTCAACAACCGGATAAAAGCAGTTTCTCTTAGTGTCCAAAGTCGAGTTAAACAGTTCGATCTGTTAACCCGACTATCAGTCAGTCAAAATTTAGGGAGCTATATTGTTCCAGTAGATGTCAATCAGCTATCGGCACAGCAGCAAGTTATTTTTCCGATCAGAAAATATACGTTTACCGCTGTTTTGGCATATGACAACGCCGGTGTTTTAACGCAAAATCTGGGTGTCAGTTTTTTTGCCAAACGTTCTTTTTAG
- a CDS encoding phytanoyl-CoA dioxygenase family protein, producing the protein MNEQKAIATSQAMENQCQQIDEANPETILKDFRRDGYVVLKAVFSKEYINALYLAFRNRYEQSFTDKNAKEIIQVGDKRYQIAVEVKGVFNSPELYANPFIFPIIEQLFDGDFIIGDLTCVTSLPGAKTMAIHCDGRIFTRHPLTSLLPPHAVGALIPLIPFNQLNGPTRVWPGSQKSGPSSSLLNDKSNFIDLEVDTGSCILMDHRIFHSGNPNLSEQIRPLLYINYSAPWYFDPVNFTKQAPLVVSDADFEQIPDNHKKLFIRRQIKPSGS; encoded by the coding sequence GTGAATGAGCAAAAAGCGATAGCAACAAGTCAAGCGATGGAAAATCAATGTCAACAAATTGACGAAGCAAATCCGGAAACTATTCTAAAAGATTTTCGTCGGGATGGGTATGTCGTTTTAAAAGCTGTTTTCTCAAAAGAATATATTAATGCACTCTATTTAGCTTTTAGGAACCGCTATGAGCAAAGTTTTACTGATAAAAACGCAAAAGAGATAATACAAGTTGGCGACAAACGGTATCAAATTGCGGTGGAAGTAAAAGGGGTATTTAATTCGCCTGAGTTATATGCTAATCCGTTTATTTTTCCAATTATAGAACAATTGTTTGATGGAGATTTTATTATTGGTGACTTAACATGTGTTACATCATTGCCAGGTGCAAAAACAATGGCGATCCACTGTGATGGGCGAATATTTACCCGGCACCCCCTTACCAGTCTTTTGCCACCCCATGCAGTAGGCGCTTTGATTCCATTAATCCCATTTAATCAGCTCAATGGTCCCACTCGGGTATGGCCGGGAAGTCAAAAAAGTGGTCCATCTTCCAGCCTTTTAAATGATAAATCAAATTTTATTGATCTTGAAGTTGATACGGGTTCCTGTATTTTGATGGATCATCGAATTTTTCATAGCGGAAACCCTAACCTTTCCGAACAAATCAGGCCATTACTTTATATAAATTATAGTGCACCCTGGTATTTTGATCCAGTCAATTTTACGAAGCAGGCCCCACTAGTTGTAAGTGATGCTGATTTTGAACAAATTCCTGATAATCATAAAAAACTGTTTATTAGAAGGCAGATAAAACCTTCAGGAAGCTAA
- a CDS encoding phosphoenolpyruvate carboxykinase (ATP), producing the protein MLFRFPIKDVKVDTTTEKKIIKKPTYSTGCIDLNQFEYTLDLEGIARFYAYNGNQIEVMPHVADSQSVIELYLNGSVYGAILHQRKTLPLHGSCFQYEGLGIMICGESGVGKSSLTASFCLSGANFLTDDVTPILFNRGKPQIWGVSDRIKLWSDSLLQLNQKEEGLERIFPRQGKFYFPVESGNQMVLLLSHVFIIQIHDVPKIWAQPLRGVEKFSALRKEIYRSEYLEGMPESERAYLEQIIAISQAVTVTKVFRPASIPIELLRIKLEKLILMVKSDQQLLPTEIM; encoded by the coding sequence ATGTTATTCCGATTTCCCATAAAAGACGTTAAAGTCGATACAACGACTGAAAAGAAAATCATAAAAAAACCAACGTATAGCACGGGTTGTATCGATCTGAATCAGTTTGAATATACTCTGGACTTAGAAGGAATTGCCAGGTTTTACGCATACAATGGGAATCAGATTGAAGTGATGCCTCATGTGGCTGATAGTCAGTCTGTTATTGAGCTGTATCTGAATGGGTCGGTATATGGGGCAATTTTGCATCAACGAAAAACGCTGCCGCTACATGGGAGTTGTTTTCAGTACGAGGGCTTGGGGATAATGATTTGTGGTGAGTCGGGAGTGGGTAAATCATCCCTCACTGCTTCATTCTGTTTAAGTGGAGCCAATTTTTTAACCGACGATGTAACTCCAATACTATTTAATAGGGGAAAGCCGCAGATATGGGGCGTATCAGATCGAATTAAGCTGTGGAGCGATAGCCTGCTGCAATTGAATCAAAAAGAAGAGGGCTTGGAAAGGATTTTTCCCCGGCAGGGTAAATTTTATTTCCCAGTAGAATCAGGCAACCAAATGGTCTTACTGTTAAGCCATGTATTTATTATACAAATCCACGACGTGCCTAAGATATGGGCTCAACCGTTGAGAGGTGTTGAAAAATTTTCTGCCCTTCGCAAAGAAATATATCGTAGTGAATACCTAGAGGGAATGCCTGAAAGCGAAAGGGCATATCTAGAGCAAATAATTGCGATAAGCCAGGCTGTAACTGTTACAAAAGTTTTTCGTCCCGCTTCCATTCCAATTGAGCTACTGCGAATTAAATTAGAAAAACTTATTTTAATGGTAAAATCGGATCAGCAGCTTTTACCAACTGAAATTATGTAA
- a CDS encoding lasso peptide biosynthesis B2 protein, translating into MKMLIKYNELPIKEKLLFLEALFFVFLAKILLLFLPFKLCVSILSVNKKNYETPELEQLKQIKKAIRRTRWLSFWKNQCIVMSIASRWMLQRRHIHSLLSLGVAFDENKKLKAHAWLRTGEIGIVEKGGNFHELYNF; encoded by the coding sequence ATGAAAATGCTAATAAAATATAATGAATTACCGATTAAGGAAAAACTCCTTTTTCTGGAAGCATTATTTTTTGTGTTTTTAGCTAAAATTCTTTTACTATTTCTACCATTTAAACTTTGTGTGAGTATCTTGTCTGTTAATAAAAAGAATTACGAAACCCCTGAACTAGAGCAGCTAAAACAGATAAAAAAAGCAATTCGTCGTACTCGCTGGCTCTCATTCTGGAAAAACCAGTGCATAGTAATGAGCATTGCTTCTCGTTGGATGTTACAACGCCGGCATATTCATTCTCTGCTTTCGTTAGGCGTAGCTTTCGATGAAAATAAAAAATTAAAAGCACATGCCTGGCTTAGAACAGGCGAAATCGGTATCGTAGAAAAAGGCGGGAATTTCCATGAATTATACAATTTTTAA
- a CDS encoding asparagine synthase-related protein codes for MLYGVFSPRPLATERANLNRLKKSIEWAEGEHHNVNYRNFSGGFFLDPRLPYTVDDCLYIDTSHDLLVLMTGCLYNRAELCHQFNLNSSPLSEPALVAQIYLQEGPSFVNSLNGDFAIVIYESPKNAFYLFRDHLGIAPLAYTTTGQSIYFASDIIGLCRTFSEGIRINMDPFIADYKVVDMTLTPNEKVLKLKAGHSLSYTAEGVTTKKYWEPERIKTDKTLSQEQMFSELKSLLKDAVHIRADQRFNAGAHVSGGIDSSLVAVLACKEFEKQSTFYGYSWSPSNCIPVNNELDERDLVKQTCEMAGITPVHIHVEVNDFIELTKNSMNSFMYFHEEKVLEMAKTHKTNLLFNGHGGDEFISYGSLGVDSDLLFNFQWKTFLKKNPLSNPRKIIKYLVFRVLFPAVNYIPSSVKKSYDKAMWLFKKPYRKLHQKTYKRYYCYRSRRKYQLGLLYNYHLPERTECWTITGYKAGIQYRYPLLDKRIVEYILKVPSKLLVKDSKYTRIILREISEGLLPNAVRWRLGKKDPAFFALVNSQTKDRGLLFINEIDDFKANPSLYFVDFALVEHEIKQFEEDDKYPASNKLLGDILAFKALHELSKSYEKSIEE; via the coding sequence ATGCTTTACGGTGTGTTCTCCCCTCGGCCCTTAGCGACTGAGAGAGCAAATCTCAATCGTCTCAAAAAATCAATAGAATGGGCGGAGGGCGAACACCACAATGTAAACTATAGGAACTTTTCAGGCGGTTTTTTCTTAGACCCTAGACTTCCTTATACGGTTGATGATTGCCTGTACATTGATACCTCTCATGATTTATTGGTATTAATGACTGGCTGTCTCTACAACCGAGCAGAACTATGCCATCAATTTAACCTAAATTCCAGCCCGCTTTCCGAACCAGCACTAGTCGCGCAAATTTATTTACAAGAAGGCCCCAGTTTTGTAAATAGCCTCAATGGCGATTTTGCCATTGTTATATATGAGTCGCCAAAAAATGCTTTCTACCTTTTTCGGGACCATTTAGGCATCGCCCCCCTTGCTTATACAACAACGGGACAATCGATCTATTTCGCTTCTGATATTATTGGCTTATGTCGCACCTTTTCAGAAGGCATTCGCATCAATATGGACCCCTTTATAGCGGACTATAAAGTTGTTGATATGACGCTGACGCCAAATGAGAAGGTATTAAAATTGAAAGCGGGACATTCACTTTCATACACGGCAGAAGGGGTGACCACTAAAAAATACTGGGAGCCAGAACGGATCAAAACGGATAAAACTCTGAGTCAGGAACAGATGTTTTCTGAACTTAAATCGCTTTTAAAAGATGCCGTGCATATTCGTGCAGATCAGCGATTTAATGCAGGTGCCCATGTAAGTGGTGGTATCGATTCAAGTCTCGTTGCTGTTCTGGCTTGTAAAGAGTTCGAGAAACAATCGACCTTTTATGGTTATTCCTGGTCGCCTTCTAATTGCATACCCGTTAATAATGAGCTTGATGAAAGGGATTTGGTAAAACAGACCTGTGAAATGGCAGGTATTACACCTGTGCATATTCACGTTGAAGTAAATGATTTTATTGAGTTAACCAAAAATAGCATGAACAGCTTCATGTATTTTCATGAAGAAAAAGTGCTGGAAATGGCAAAAACGCACAAGACAAACTTATTATTTAATGGCCATGGTGGAGATGAATTTATAAGTTATGGAAGTCTGGGAGTCGATTCCGATCTCTTGTTTAATTTTCAATGGAAAACTTTTCTTAAAAAAAACCCACTTAGTAATCCTCGAAAAATAATTAAATATTTAGTTTTTAGGGTGCTTTTTCCGGCCGTTAATTATATACCATCTTCAGTAAAAAAAAGTTATGATAAGGCAATGTGGCTTTTTAAAAAGCCATACAGAAAGCTGCATCAAAAAACATATAAGCGTTACTATTGTTATCGTTCCCGCCGAAAATATCAATTGGGCCTATTGTATAACTATCACCTCCCTGAACGTACAGAATGTTGGACAATTACGGGATATAAGGCAGGAATTCAATACCGTTATCCTTTACTAGACAAACGAATTGTTGAATACATACTGAAAGTCCCCTCTAAGCTACTAGTGAAAGATAGTAAATATACGCGTATTATTCTTCGTGAAATTAGTGAGGGATTGCTGCCCAATGCCGTAAGATGGAGGCTAGGCAAAAAAGATCCTGCTTTTTTTGCTTTGGTAAATAGCCAGACAAAAGACAGGGGACTACTTTTTATAAATGAAATAGATGATTTTAAAGCTAACCCAAGTTTGTATTTTGTTGACTTTGCCTTAGTAGAACATGAAATTAAGCAATTCGAAGAAGATGATAAATATCCAGCATCTAATAAATTATTAGGTGATATTCTTGCTTTCAAGGCACTCCATGAGCTTTCAAAAAGCTATGAGAAATCAATAGAAGAATAA
- a CDS encoding PqqD family protein — MKRFIRNHETISGQIDDELVMMDIEKGSYFSLNTVATRIWELLEGPLTIENLCDLLLKEYDVDYSECRADVEEHLTKMKELGLVKSID, encoded by the coding sequence ATGAAAAGATTTATAAGAAACCATGAAACTATTTCTGGGCAGATAGATGATGAGTTGGTAATGATGGACATCGAAAAAGGAAGCTATTTTTCGTTAAATACCGTAGCTACGAGAATCTGGGAATTACTCGAAGGTCCTCTTACTATTGAAAATTTATGCGACTTACTTCTTAAAGAATATGACGTAGATTACTCAGAATGTCGTGCCGATGTAGAAGAACATCTTACTAAAATGAAGGAACTTGGTTTAGTTAAATCAATCGATTAG